Proteins from one Pongo abelii isolate AG06213 chromosome 19, NHGRI_mPonAbe1-v2.0_pri, whole genome shotgun sequence genomic window:
- the TAC4 gene encoding tachykinin-4 produces MLPCLALLLLMELPVCTVAGDGGEEQTLSTEAETWITVALEEGAGPSIQLQLQEVKTGKPSQFFGLMGKRVGGE; encoded by the exons ATGCTGCCTTGCCTCGCCCTGCTTCTCCTGATGGAGCTGCCCGTGTGCACTGTGGCAGGTGATGGTGGAGAGGAACAGACACTCAGCACTGAAGCAGAGACCTGGATAACTGTGGCCTTGGAG GAAGGCGCTGGCCCCAGCATTCAGCTCCAGCTGCAGGAAGTGAAGACGGGCAAGCCAAGCCAGTTCTTTGGGCTGATGGGGAAGCGAGTGGGAGGTGAGTGA